Proteins encoded within one genomic window of Bacillus sp. 1NLA3E:
- a CDS encoding electron transfer flavoprotein has protein sequence MRVISCCKAVPEEQDIVVAKDRQISFEKAEWKFGQYDLNAVESGKQIVEATGGKLSGLCAGGKILDNAKLKKDILSRGLDDLYVVMDETMEHADTYQSTRVLKAAIKKMGDFDLILCGAGSSDLYAQQVGNQLGELLGIPVVNAVNKITPQGDKVIVERALEDAIQVLEVPLPAVLSVTSEINVPRIAGMKDIIAANKKPVTKFTLSEIEVTDNQPSRMILSTLAPEQVDRRLNILEGESDDVVDAFVKLLRAELK, from the coding sequence ATGAGAGTTATTTCATGTTGTAAGGCGGTACCTGAAGAACAGGATATCGTCGTTGCAAAAGATAGACAGATTTCTTTTGAAAAAGCAGAATGGAAATTCGGGCAATATGATCTAAATGCCGTAGAATCAGGCAAACAAATTGTTGAAGCTACAGGGGGGAAATTATCCGGTTTGTGTGCCGGAGGGAAAATTCTTGATAATGCAAAACTGAAGAAAGATATTCTTTCCAGAGGTCTGGATGATCTATATGTTGTGATGGATGAAACGATGGAACATGCGGACACTTATCAGTCGACTAGAGTGTTGAAAGCTGCAATTAAAAAAATGGGTGACTTTGATCTGATTTTGTGTGGAGCAGGTTCATCCGATTTGTATGCACAGCAGGTAGGTAATCAATTAGGCGAATTATTAGGTATACCGGTCGTTAATGCTGTTAATAAAATTACACCTCAGGGAGACAAAGTCATTGTTGAACGTGCGCTGGAAGATGCGATTCAAGTCCTTGAAGTCCCATTACCTGCAGTACTGTCTGTTACATCTGAAATAAATGTCCCACGGATAGCAGGGATGAAAGATATTATTGCGGCCAATAAGAAGCCAGTAACAAAATTCACTCTATCCGAAATTGAAGTTACGGATAATCAACCGTCCCGTATGATTTTGAGTACACTTGCACCTGAGCAGGTGGACCGTCGGTTAAATATCCTAGAAGGCGAATCCGACGATGTTGTGGATGCATTTGTGAAGTTGCTCCGTGCTGAATTGAAGTAA
- a CDS encoding electron transfer flavoprotein subunit alpha/FixB family protein, translating into MTINNVWIITDDQNAVGELCGGGHQLGEKISIVLFGDQNQAEEAIASGADYVYLFEQPEDSVMIEDYSKSIAGLLRAEKADLVLVYSSIRGKLMAGRIASQLGTSALSNVSELTLDDSSIIAKHMVYGGAAFRTEKALSDTVVVTVGTGVFDAMPKDAARQGKVIKVNPDVVNAGIRILETRPKQGELVNLSAAKRVVGVGRGFISKEDLKMAEELAVLTGAEMACSRPIAEGEKWMSKERYIGVSGVVLKPDIYISMGISGQIQHLVGVNQAKTLVAINKDKNAPIFKHVDIGLVGDLYKVLPQIVEKMKA; encoded by the coding sequence ATGACTATAAATAATGTTTGGATTATAACCGATGATCAAAACGCCGTAGGAGAGCTGTGCGGCGGCGGGCACCAACTTGGTGAGAAAATATCTATCGTTTTGTTTGGTGATCAAAATCAAGCGGAAGAAGCCATTGCATCTGGGGCTGACTATGTATACTTGTTTGAACAACCTGAGGATTCAGTAATGATTGAAGATTATTCTAAATCGATCGCGGGATTGCTACGAGCAGAAAAGGCTGACTTAGTGCTAGTCTATTCTTCTATACGTGGCAAGCTAATGGCTGGAAGGATTGCTTCTCAATTAGGTACTAGTGCATTGTCGAATGTATCGGAGCTCACCTTAGATGATAGCAGCATTATCGCGAAACACATGGTTTACGGTGGTGCAGCGTTTAGAACAGAAAAAGCGTTATCAGATACAGTTGTCGTAACGGTAGGAACAGGTGTATTTGATGCAATGCCTAAGGATGCAGCGAGACAGGGTAAGGTGATCAAAGTCAATCCGGATGTCGTCAATGCTGGAATTCGTATTCTGGAAACTCGTCCAAAACAGGGTGAATTAGTAAATCTAAGTGCTGCGAAACGGGTTGTTGGAGTCGGAAGAGGTTTTATAAGCAAAGAAGATCTGAAAATGGCGGAAGAACTCGCTGTTTTAACTGGAGCCGAGATGGCGTGCAGTCGACCAATCGCCGAAGGTGAGAAGTGGATGAGCAAGGAGCGCTATATTGGAGTATCCGGCGTTGTCCTGAAGCCAGATATTTATATTTCCATGGGTATATCAGGCCAAATTCAGCACTTGGTAGGTGTAAACCAAGCCAAAACGCTAGTGGCAATTAACAAGGATAAAAATGCACCGATTTTCAAACATGTTGATATTGGTCTGGTTGGGGATCTATATAAAGTTCTGCCGCAAATCGTTGAGAAAATGAAAGCGTAG
- the caiB gene encoding L-carnitine CoA-transferase → MMANGMKMPAFGNLQGLKVVYSAVEIAAPESAQLMAEWGADVTWIENTFNGDSMRDTTYVKELERRNQKSLSLNIFSEEGREVFLKLIESADIFIESSKGPVYEKRGITDELLWKHNPSLVIVHVSGYGQYGDPDRVNRAAYDQTAQAFSGYLAQNGSEDQPMIAAPYVGDYMSSLMITSSSLAALYKAKQTGVGESIDVAMYEVMLRMGAYYMMDYLNEGILYPRAGARHQNLCGIGVYKCKDGFLSLCLYGAPQNKAILERIGLGHLWGTDEYPEGTTALWLDGPKADLIQQKIEEYLLMQPVDEVEKDFSNCKIAANKMLTFEELPNHPHFVAREAFIEWESMEGNKVKGPNIFPKFKNNPGKVWRPMPTLGMDTEDILLDLGFSSERIQELCEKGVIKKDESR, encoded by the coding sequence ATGATGGCTAACGGAATGAAAATGCCGGCATTTGGAAATTTACAGGGATTAAAAGTGGTGTATTCTGCAGTTGAAATTGCTGCACCTGAGTCAGCACAGCTGATGGCAGAATGGGGAGCAGATGTCACGTGGATTGAAAATACATTCAACGGTGATTCGATGAGAGACACGACGTATGTAAAAGAATTAGAACGTCGGAATCAGAAGAGCTTATCCCTGAATATTTTCTCAGAAGAAGGAAGAGAAGTATTTTTAAAATTAATTGAGTCAGCAGATATCTTTATTGAATCCAGTAAAGGACCAGTTTATGAAAAACGTGGGATTACCGATGAATTGTTGTGGAAACACAATCCATCCTTGGTCATCGTTCATGTTTCTGGGTATGGCCAGTATGGGGATCCTGATCGAGTAAACCGGGCTGCGTACGACCAAACAGCACAGGCATTTAGTGGCTACTTAGCTCAAAATGGATCGGAAGATCAGCCGATGATTGCTGCTCCTTATGTTGGGGATTATATGTCTTCACTTATGATAACGAGCTCATCTCTGGCAGCTCTTTATAAGGCCAAGCAAACAGGCGTAGGAGAGAGCATAGATGTTGCCATGTATGAAGTTATGCTTCGTATGGGTGCCTATTATATGATGGATTACCTCAATGAAGGAATACTCTATCCACGTGCAGGGGCCAGACATCAGAACTTATGTGGTATCGGGGTTTATAAATGTAAAGATGGCTTCCTTAGTTTATGTCTTTATGGTGCTCCGCAGAACAAGGCGATTCTTGAAAGGATTGGACTGGGTCATCTTTGGGGAACGGATGAATATCCGGAAGGAACAACTGCTCTTTGGCTTGATGGTCCAAAAGCAGACCTCATCCAACAAAAAATAGAAGAATACCTTTTGATGCAGCCGGTTGACGAAGTAGAAAAAGACTTTTCTAATTGCAAAATTGCCGCTAATAAAATGCTGACGTTTGAGGAATTGCCGAACCATCCTCATTTTGTGGCGCGTGAAGCTTTCATCGAGTGGGAATCGATGGAAGGTAACAAGGTCAAAGGTCCAAATATTTTTCCTAAATTTAAAAACAATCCAGGGAAAGTTTGGCGGCCTATGCCAACGCTGGGAATGGATACGGAAGATATCTTACTAGATTTAGGATTTTCGAGCGAACGCATCCAGGAACTATGCGAAAAGGGCGTTATCAAAAAGGACGAAAGCAGATAA